In Lysinibacillus sp. FSL M8-0337, the following proteins share a genomic window:
- the crcB gene encoding fluoride efflux transporter CrcB produces the protein MILVGIGGFLGALARFYLGKWIVSTYPWATFVINITGSFVLGLLVGAHLSDALWHFLGIGFLGAYTTFSTFGFETLQLIEKKQWHLAFRYVCSTVIVGLLFAALGLSLMQGVLKTLEVIF, from the coding sequence ATGATATTAGTTGGAATAGGCGGATTTTTAGGTGCATTAGCAAGGTTTTACTTAGGTAAATGGATTGTTAGTACATATCCTTGGGCTACCTTTGTCATCAACATAACAGGTTCCTTTGTACTCGGTTTGTTAGTTGGTGCACATCTAAGTGATGCGCTATGGCATTTCTTAGGAATTGGCTTTTTAGGTGCTTATACAACGTTTTCAACATTTGGGTTTGAAACATTGCAACTAATCGAAAAGAAACAATGGCATCTAGCGTTCCGTTATGTTTGTAGTACAGTAATTGTCGGATTGCTCTTTGCAGCACTAGGGCTTTCCCTTATGCAGGGCGTCCTTAAAACATTAGAGGTGATTTTTTGA